Genomic DNA from Mus musculus strain C57BL/6J chromosome Y, GRCm38.p6 C57BL/6J:
attatctgctaatagtgatattttgatttattcctttccaatttttattcctttgaccaatttttgttttctagttgctctgtctagaacttgtagtactatagtgaattggtagggaaagagtaagaagccttgtctagtcctgtcttgtcttattttagtgggattgcatcaagtttctttccatttaatttgatgttggcttctggtttgcttctatatttaggtatgtgcttaaaattcttaatctatccaagactattatcatgaaggtttgttgaatttttttcaaaaaatttctcttcatctagtgagaactgtgtgtgaatttgcttcaatatatgtgtgcatgtttggatgtgtgtgtctgtgtgtgtgtgacagatacatatatatgtatctgatgaatccgattgtttcataacttctcattagtttcacagtgtctctttttcatttctttttttccaggacctctgcgttgctcagagtggggtgttgaagtttctcactattattatatggggtacaatatgtactttgagttctagtaaaatttctttatgaatttggttgcccttgtatttggagcatagatattcagaattgtgagttcatctttgatgaattatcctttgataagcatgaagtaacattacttaccttaaaaaacaaaaaaaaaagtactttgtgaacctcctcttttcacagtaggccctcttgactactgaggcttttttgtaacagctttgaaggaattttaaaaggaaaaaaaaaaagatgtaaacaatttcacagttccatgtactcatagctaagtgatatgtatacaaaattctgtacatgaacatattttcattgatccagtgctaattttatattaagtcagtttcttttctaggagtcttctgtgcttccttctttatatggcacagtgcaaaactgaattctttaatgtaacccttataacttatttttaaattttatgttatggttattgttttttttttctttcacgtgtgtatgtgcacaactagtgtgtcttgtacctgaggaagccagatgaaggccttgaatcccctgaaactgaagttataggtagtgagccaccttgtgggttttggtactccaatctcagaaagctggaagggaaccagtgctcttaactgctgaatcatctctccaatcccttcattgttttttttttctttttatgaaatgaattatgtaactgtaagtggaagacaacttactaaacaatgagagaatgatactcagattctaaagtatctgttttaaattatatgtaactgaatgctaagtgagctttctcagaagacagtaacttgtctttgagatatggtgtcattatgtagttcaggctggcctgcattttcctatttaacctatgcagtctttacactggaaatctcctgcttaagcttccaatactaggatcatacacacacaaaaaaacatctttacatggcttactaaacaatgctcctaatacctatttttggacttatttatgtgtattagtgttttgcttacagttatatatgtgtaccacatgtgtacctgttgttcagatatcagttgattatttcagatacctggaactggagtcagatagttgtgagccaccatatgagtgctagacaccaaacctatgtcctttgcaaagaacaggaagtactcttaactgctgagccatatctctacccccatgaaacaatattatatttttaaaaaataatattttgcttctttcaagttacccattttaccaaattattttttttttcaactgaaggatttgctctatttagaggaggcagaataatcatttaataatctgattttgtctagtactatgtatggtgagaatattaaacatgtacaccgaaatatagcttcatcctagttactgaaagctaactgtgcatgctagaaaggtactaaacattttctgaagcattacaattttcatgaactgcagcagttactgatcaaaagttcctaccataattttcttcaagtgtttttttaaaggatatgttctgaaatataattaccaattcactttagaaataatttttttttgattaaaataaaacttggagatcattgttttaaacatagattttaacatttttatctattcttatttatataggtattttgcctataagtatgtctgtgagtcatatacatatgtacctggtgcatgcagaatttagaacagggcatcacatcccctggaactggagttggagatatttgtgcacattatgtaggtgctaggaatcaaacgcaggtttgattctgacagggtctcatttgtagctctgtctgtcctggaactcagtatgttgaccaggttaacctggaatacacaaatatctctctgccttttcctccagaatactaggattaacatgggaaccaatatgaccggttgccctcttattttaattgaatattttaaacaatgggtctaacagttccacagtcaagtttgttctttcagttgcatcatcttttttagatttggaaaagaattagcctttattaaaagtgtttccttatgaagaattaagtatacttttgatcctttgttttgtgcattagttcttttgaaaactgttcttgaagctcaaaattattttccttacagaagttaaaattcagataagattagatatttcttatccaaaatacatggactgttttttttctatgttgtggaacatttctgtagactttacaggttgaacatccttcatctgaacataccaaaccctaagtattctaaagtatgaagcatgtttgtgatatctatcatttaattttaagtttccatagcattattgaatgaaatttatctatatctatttttacttgaatacatggaatcatctaatttttcttcaaaatgactctttatttttaatatagatgacatttataagacgcttcacataaagagaaaatggatggaaacttatgtcaaagaatctttcaaaggcagcaaccagaaattagaaagattttgcaaaacgaacgaacgagagaggtagagttgttatatttgtagggtcaaatgtgtatcattttaaaaattatatgtggctgaagttaaaaaaaattatatcatgtctgattctttagtaaaaatgtgtggctttgattttgtctaaacagttaaccctataacatcatgccttcaagcaaactaaatctaattcatagaaatctatgaaaattttattttctgctttaagtcaatgttaatgagatttaaattttaatttacattcattgtggaaatacagaagtcttgcacatagtcttaggaatgtaatttatggattattatgtttaacaatattcaaaaggaacaactacaattacatatgcagacaatttgtatattttagttgacatgttttgcactgtctttactaaggcaatgtatgaaaaataaattagaacttatatttggtagaaaataatgaaaaaaaaaaccacattgaaatataattaaattttgtacatgtatatatatatatatatatatatatacatatatatatatatatatatatgtgtgtgtgtgtgtgtgtgtgtgttacgtgtgtgttgtgtgtgtttataattctttaattttgaaaagctaaaacgtaaatgaaaacctctctgataatatgttagccgaaaaatctataatgattttccattagatattttatactgctatttttctttttatagtatgaaatgttcaattgaatttgttctgagtgttcattttcatattggtatgaaatgtgcctgcttttgttactgtgctttacaggaagaacatcaacaacaaattttgtgagcagtatataactacatttcagaagtctgatatggatgtacagaaattcaatgaagaaaaagaaaaatcagtggttggtaccataaaaaaacttaatatttaacctagtattactaagtaggattggaacaactagccttgagttgagcatatgaaactaaattaagttccattatctatttatccttgcttctgttctagtcttactgagatataaactattgattgcatactatatcaatgaaaacgactaggcattttatggtataccagatcataaattttcaagaggcagacatttgcagaaagatcaagagatgattaccagtgactacaaaaaaaaaaaaaacaacaaaaaaaaaacaaaaaaaccacaatatatcagagttcaaagaagagagaaagcttatttattggtttcacctggactctgttgtttatattaaaaaaccaactcaatttggtaaatcagttcttacagtcctaaatttagtaaagatttagtaacaacagaggatggaaacaaacaatctcaacagccctggaagaattttcctgtggaagaatatcagcaaacaattttagatcacgtctccattactctacctgtagagtcatcacctggtttccaagtaagatctgagacaacgataatcatattaactattttattttatttactggttaatagtttggaaagtattcaatttgaaaggaacagcaaattcattcttgcctcagaaggcattgaggaacctgccattatgagtcagttctggaaagagataggaactaaagataaataataaatactccaattgaagacagtttttaaacattggactctggatgacatttcaagggaaagtgatcatccctgtaaataaggagtctaaagacagaacagcagggtacttcaaaatttgtaattctgcatatggcagctggtgagagggagccagtaaaggaagagaaccactggtagaaagaaaactaccatgagtgaaggaaagttttaaagaagaaaagatccctaaatgtgtcatatgctgcatgtgggcccaataagattgatttacagggctggaagatggtttaattggtaatctttctcccgtgtaggcatggagaccccagcttatattccctgcattgggatgaatgcccacaccaccaccaacaacaacaaaataaacaacaacaaactagcaacactaaaaacaaaccaccaccacaacaacaaaaaaatgttggtgtggttgtgagcattttaaaacaaccaatctcagatttagttcagagaaaagaagatctccagatctttgtagccaccaggtgtagcataaatgatgagctctaggtttagtgagattctgtctctgaaacagtactgtgaaatcaaagatgacacccaatattaaccctttgtctccaaatgtatgcaggtgcactttttttaaagataagcattgcaaattagaggtaattttacttaattatgatgatttgagtgcaaatgtgaggtaaaaaattgatcacagtgaataaagggcaaaacaggattgtagtagcccaaggtgaaaaggtgtaaagggcttgtcttaatttttttaaaatgcaaattatcatggttgtgcgcaaccctaaagaatacaatgagaactttatgttactacttctatatgttgcttgagattggaatctagagaaaaccaatctaagcttccaagactaggattttaccgagttcatgtatacatggtgcatgcctataaacataagaacttgggaggctaaggccagtctgtgcattatgaaaaaccctttcacattaaaaaaattcctactccacaattggtagcataatgttatttcatattattgtaaatatatatatatatttagtcaaaatagttgttaaaattttaaatcagttggaaaactattccttttaactttcatatagaattatttttgctcacataaatgttttagtattagatatacatttagtgttttattgttagactgccatgcatgttgcatggtagtaacaacaaaaataaacagaattgttatactaatgttttccttttacatttgtagaatagttgtcaaaaagaacaacaagcattgaaactgtccaaatgtagtcagaaccagaccctggaagcagttaaagaaatgcatgagaagtccatggaggtatgttgcacatggtccataaaatgaccttaggattctaaatatgttttaataatcataaagttttaactacttattattttgaattatttcttactgaaatgactgctattatccataaaatcctaatggctttgtatgaattattaaagatataaaatgataaaatgggaatttgacctcagatgtacctcatactttaataacactataattatcctgctttattaaacataaccctaacactaaccctaatcctaatcctgaccttaacctttaccctatacatcatctgcacagaatctttcatatttgtatccttgggaatttatttaataagaggtacttttctgttttaggttttgatgaacttggggaccaagaactaagaaatgctttttggtgtagatggtgaactgaaaaaaaaaatgtctatgtttgaaagagccatcatggaggataatctgaagtactcttctactttcccatcttcagaaaaatgaagcatgaaaaattttcacttgctggtatatatataaaacaaataaaaaaatctctaacttttttgtttcctatgaaacagagttttaaagtttctttaatccttgttattctgatgattctgagaaggaagttaatcccagtgatgtgattacaaagttaactagcagttatacctttagagttaaaatagaacttctttatttttaaatatctttaatcattttcttgtttaagtgtaagtgcatctttatattaacttccaaaggaaatctaaatgaatatgtgaatggtatatagtcccgtggactgaaattccacacactaatatagttgaattatttaaaatttattcttatactttttttaaagtcgagattttattcttctcctagttccccctcttactgttccacaccccatatctcctgcctatatgcccccatgctcccagggccccaagcccacaatccccatctccaagagtatgtccccaccatcctgtcccctctccaccagacctccctgctccctggggcctgaagtcccttgaggattagatggacctcatctgactgagtccagacctggcagtccttttctgtatatgtgttggtggctttatatcatctggtgtatgaagcctggttgctggctcagtgtctgagacatcctgggaggtccaggttatttgagattgttggtcctcctaccgggtagacctcttcctcagcttcttccagcttttccccaattcatccacaggggttcccagcttctgtctatttgttgcatataaatttgagcatctgactctttcacctgctggtttggtctttcagagagcagtcatgataagcccattttttgtgagcacagaatagcatcagtaatagtgtcaggccttgatgcctctccttgagctttatcacaatttggtcttgtcactggatctccttttctttaggcttttctccatgttttttccttgcagttctttcagacaggaacaattctgggttagagctttttactgtgggatggtaactcaatctttccacttgatgtcctgtccctccactggaggaggactctacaagttccctctccccactgtagggcatttcttctaaggtccctccctttgagtccttagggtctctcacctcccaggtctctgatataaccgagggttttctcacctcctacctcaaaaagttgcctgtttccattctttttgcttttcctcagcacttcagttatgttccccacacacataatacctgatcatgttcaccttcttgtcccatttcccacccaggctctttcctccccatcactgtagtgatttttttaaccttcttaacatttaaaattattttcattcatacagataattgaaatttatttattttttgattcattatcttattagtttccaaaggtaagagatacaaataaagaaggtacattgggttgattttatttcacttcatttcatttttgaaataggcacatagtatgttgtgtattgtccaagaagttctagaatgtttaggttccaggtgatctcagcattccatgtaggtattattacaggtatgtgacaacatacctggcttatattgttcttaagaaagtagtcccacaaaaatttcctataaacactttaaaattaacattgctctcagagatgaaaatatttcctgttaacttacaaaattcatagaaagtatatttctttcttgaaagaaactaaactgctaacttcaaggcaggataaaaggactgattagccccctctctctgttctaggcccaacctctctgttcccattgttcttgtttctatagctctgtctctctctttgttttcagctagccctctatctgttctttgccccacatttttctgacctaatggttttgtttctgcctctatgcctctatacctcccccatttcctcattcctctaccctctcccaatcattccctttataccaggtctgttccgtggtgtaatttctgaaggtcacaacatgcatgggtccagcaaatgtattcccttgccatgtaatatttcataacactaacacattaaaatcaactgacaaaatctataaatattagtttgagacatggatttttgtattcccaaaaaggaatcaaaacaacatttcatttggcttggccttcagataaattcagataacctaaccttacctaatcactaagaatgctaaattatgcacttgtttttctccttgcaacaatgtatgtccatcagtgccctttgacacaaataaatccacaaacttgctccattgacaagagcattgctcatttaatcctgtgataacaaaagcaggtgcagcaggagcagcatctgccctaggtcctctcaggtgctctttcatttattcactctcaagaatcactagaatttcaaacaaaaactatctgcagctggggacagacatgagattaaaacaaaacaaaataaaaaaaaactacacatataacattgctgggtttttataggaagcaaaattctcatacattttttcctataaggaggatggaggatcctacaactcagaagcaaataaaacttccaagttttaggaagctcagaaagggctaggtttgctgaggccctcccaaaggcaagaaaagaggaacacaattgctggggtgatgtttcgcctacctcttcctggtaaagagaattcaacacagttgaattcttttcaacagcttaagagcaggaatgcctcaatgctacaggaaccccaggaacccagggaggactgcttaaatacaccccagcactggggagggctatgcgtcctgctagggttggtcagtctgcagacatgttaatttgcatgcacccactcaggaggggttggtgccagatttggtctagcacctgctcagtggtgttgtttactgcgatggtgtaccggagaccagcaccatcttttaggtgctggctgcctacagcatgaacagattttttttttttaactacttgcttggactgatcttcccctgctttgtgggcccagcctgctaattctgttatctactgtatttgtctgactcatttgggataaggatttacttggacccagcttcatttgtcacatccacttttcaagtataaaaaaaatcacatactccatctaccaacatgggagacattattttttgatatgcagttttccccaacagtggaatgacaagacgaccagagccatcccttaggacagggacaaatgatccaaaagttactattctctaacctaggacaaccagtgtcaataattttatatgtctctgcaaacctagattatggctgatcaacttcattgagtcagtggtagcactcagagtgggcatacaggctaaatgataactatatatgtgaacatccttcaactctggccagatgtacccctaaagcccatttttacatttcctactggaagcacat
This window encodes:
- the Gm20814 gene encoding X-linked lymphocyte-regulated protein PM1-like, encoding MRRMALKKLKVIPKEGYLLLLDFDDEDDDIKVSEEALSEVKSPAFDKNENISPQAEADEDMGDEVDSMLDKSEVNNPAIGKDENISPQVKGDEDMGHEVGSMLDKSGDDIYKTLHIKRKWMETYVKESFKGSNQKLERFCKTNERERKNINNKFCEQYITTFQKSDMDVQKFNEEKEKSVNSCQKEQQALKLSKCSQNQTLEAVKEMHEKSMEVLMNLGTKN